One Bacillus sp. (in: firmicutes) genomic window carries:
- a CDS encoding exonuclease SbcCD subunit D: MKFIHTADWHLGKLVHGLYMTEEQRVVLDQFVQLVAEEQPDAVIVAGDLYDRSVPPTEAVELLNEVFYRINVELTVPILAIAGNHDSAERLSFGSAWYRHHKLYLSGKIERTLEPVRMNGVNFYLVPYAEPGVVRQLFEDESIHSHQDAMQRIVGEIESTMNPNEPNVLIGHAFVLGGKTTDSERILSVGGSGCVHQDVFSPFTYTALGHLHSPDAIRHDSIRYSGSLLKYSFSEAKQRKSISIVEIDDGGNLLINERTLTPKRDLREIEGYLEELLDPSFYQTQQVEDYLKITLLDEGALIDPIQKLRQVYPNVLHLERKLERQQKLSSNLHSHSQEKKSEFDLFAQFYEEMTMTELSEQERDAMIQIIDEVKKEEAFL, encoded by the coding sequence ATGAAATTTATTCATACAGCCGATTGGCATTTAGGAAAGCTCGTTCACGGACTATACATGACGGAAGAACAACGAGTTGTCTTAGACCAATTCGTTCAACTTGTGGCGGAAGAACAACCAGATGCAGTCATTGTGGCTGGAGATTTATATGATCGTTCGGTTCCACCAACAGAAGCGGTTGAACTATTAAATGAAGTTTTTTATCGAATCAACGTTGAATTAACAGTTCCGATTTTAGCGATTGCTGGTAATCATGATAGTGCGGAGCGCCTCTCTTTTGGTTCGGCGTGGTACCGGCATCACAAGTTGTACTTAAGCGGAAAAATCGAACGGACATTAGAACCTGTTCGGATGAACGGAGTCAATTTCTATTTAGTTCCTTATGCAGAACCAGGCGTCGTTAGACAGCTGTTCGAAGATGAATCGATCCATTCACACCAAGATGCGATGCAACGGATCGTTGGAGAGATTGAATCAACGATGAATCCGAACGAACCAAACGTATTGATTGGGCATGCGTTTGTTTTAGGTGGAAAAACAACCGATTCAGAACGGATCTTATCCGTTGGAGGGAGTGGATGTGTCCACCAAGATGTATTTTCTCCTTTTACCTATACGGCACTAGGACATTTACATAGCCCAGACGCGATCCGTCATGACTCAATCCGTTATTCCGGCTCGTTGTTAAAATATTCGTTTTCTGAGGCAAAACAAAGAAAAAGCATTAGTATCGTTGAAATTGATGATGGTGGGAATCTACTAATAAATGAACGTACATTAACACCGAAACGAGATTTACGAGAGATTGAAGGATATTTAGAAGAATTGTTGGATCCATCTTTTTATCAAACACAACAAGTGGAAGATTATTTAAAAATCACCTTATTAGATGAAGGAGCTCTGATTGACCCTATACAAAAACTCCGTCAAGTGTATCCTAATGTGCTTCACCTTGAACGTAAATTAGAACGCCAACAGAAACTTTCTTCAAATCTACATTCCCATTCTCAGGAGAAAAAGTCAGAATTTGATTTGTTTGCTCAATTTTATGAGGAAATGACTATGACGGAATTATCTGAACAAGAAAGGGACGCCATGATTCAAATCATTGACGAAGTGAAAAAGGAGGAAGCATTCCTATGA
- a CDS encoding 1-acyl-sn-glycerol-3-phosphate acyltransferase, which translates to MYRFAKTILVFLLKIFRIQYQVVYRERIPKSGPFVAVCTHRTWLDILFLALALYPQPIHFMAKQELFQNKFIGKLLTSLHAFPVNRNNPGPGVMKNSIKRLKDGHIVGIFPSGTRTMENNSLKKGAAWIANKANVPILPAVYHGPLSWRQLVREKKITILICEPIDLKQYDEQKDIVQYATQKINDSFIKLENEWNRSSH; encoded by the coding sequence ATGTATCGATTTGCAAAAACGATTCTGGTATTCCTACTAAAAATATTTCGTATTCAATATCAGGTGGTTTATCGCGAGCGGATTCCTAAATCGGGTCCATTTGTAGCCGTATGTACCCATCGCACATGGCTGGATATTCTTTTCCTTGCTCTAGCTCTGTATCCTCAACCTATTCATTTTATGGCAAAACAAGAACTTTTTCAAAATAAGTTCATAGGTAAATTGTTAACATCCTTGCATGCATTTCCGGTCAATAGAAACAATCCCGGACCAGGTGTGATGAAAAATTCCATTAAACGTTTAAAAGATGGCCATATTGTAGGCATCTTTCCCTCTGGAACACGAACAATGGAGAATAATTCACTAAAAAAAGGAGCGGCTTGGATTGCGAACAAAGCAAATGTCCCCATATTACCTGCGGTATATCATGGCCCACTTAGTTGGAGACAGCTTGTGAGAGAAAAAAAGATTACCATTTTAATCTGTGAACCAATAGACTTAAAACAATATGATGAACAAAAAGACATTGTGCAATATGCAACACAAAAAATTAATGATTCATTCATAAAATTAGAAAACGAATGGAATCGTTCGTCCCATTAA
- a CDS encoding YjcZ family sporulation protein: protein MADGKGGFYGGGFALIVVLFILLIIVGSSYIGYGFN from the coding sequence ATGGCTGACGGAAAAGGTGGATTTTACGGAGGCGGATTTGCGCTAATAGTTGTGTTATTCATTTTACTCATTATTGTTGGATCTAGCTACATCGGATACGGCTTCAATTAA
- a CDS encoding YjcZ family sporulation protein, translating into MHYGYYGSCGGFGYGRYAGGFALIVVLFILLIIIGAIGFGY; encoded by the coding sequence ATGCATTACGGATATTATGGGTCCTGCGGTGGGTTTGGATATGGCCGCTATGCAGGCGGATTTGCGCTCATCGTTGTATTGTTTATCTTGTTAATCATTATCGGAGCCATCGGGTTCGGGTATTAA
- a CDS encoding YvrJ family protein, producing MNEWMNIISEVSFPIFVSFYLLYRIETKLEAVNQSIQSLPDRLKGIWN from the coding sequence ATGAACGAATGGATGAATATTATAAGTGAAGTGAGTTTTCCGATTTTTGTCAGTTTTTATTTGCTGTATCGTATTGAAACGAAACTTGAAGCTGTGAATCAATCGATTCAAAGTTTACCTGATCGTTTAAAAGGGATATGGAATTAA
- a CDS encoding DUF2922 domain-containing protein yields the protein MAKSLELQFLTSEGKKVTISVDEPIEPVDSIQVKQSMDQIIQSDAFLTPSGPLASIEGARVVERNVTEVTVE from the coding sequence ATGGCTAAATCTTTAGAACTACAATTTTTAACTAGCGAAGGAAAAAAGGTGACGATATCAGTAGATGAACCAATTGAACCCGTCGACTCCATTCAAGTGAAACAGTCGATGGATCAAATTATTCAATCGGATGCCTTTTTAACACCGTCTGGTCCGCTCGCTTCCATAGAAGGCGCCCGCGTTGTCGAACGCAATGTGACAGAAGTAACGGTGGAATAA
- a CDS encoding DUF1659 domain-containing protein — translation MAQALLENTKLRLVFEAGTDEEGNVIYKTKTYANVNEAATADQLFQAANAISALSTRPLVGINREDRYNIV, via the coding sequence ATGGCACAAGCATTACTAGAAAATACGAAGCTTCGTCTCGTATTTGAGGCGGGAACGGATGAAGAAGGGAACGTCATTTATAAAACAAAAACGTATGCCAATGTCAATGAAGCGGCTACTGCTGACCAATTGTTTCAAGCAGCCAATGCCATTAGTGCTCTTTCAACTCGTCCGCTTGTCGGCATCAATCGAGAAGATCGCTACAACATCGTTTAA
- a CDS encoding protein-glutamine gamma-glutamyltransferase: protein MIKINQKLIDVSQINHENLSYEKTKILELMGKYNKIYEYETIEQLEFELSVRLQIIQAAVLLNNSGVQFATYSTSTCNENYWKLEKNGAFVLKPNVLPRTAIEDIFLNGSKYAFECATAMVIIFYKAVLESINKEQFNRLFSGLYLYNWVYDQDLNLRTHEGTDFLPGDCVYFKNPEHDPKTSQWQGENAIILDENLYYGHGIGITTSQIIINFLNTKRKKNSNKSAYLTNHITRLNFDYLSPFRLKIFRESPLIYQQFSNLIISKIGSTTYFL, encoded by the coding sequence GTGATAAAAATTAATCAAAAATTGATAGATGTTAGTCAAATCAACCACGAAAATTTATCGTATGAAAAAACTAAAATCCTTGAATTAATGGGGAAATACAACAAGATTTATGAGTATGAAACAATAGAGCAGCTGGAATTCGAACTGTCGGTTAGGCTTCAAATCATTCAAGCAGCTGTTTTGTTAAATAATAGTGGAGTCCAATTTGCAACCTATAGTACATCTACCTGCAACGAAAACTATTGGAAACTTGAGAAAAATGGAGCCTTTGTCCTTAAACCAAATGTTTTACCTCGAACTGCGATTGAAGATATCTTCCTTAATGGAAGCAAGTATGCATTTGAATGTGCTACAGCCATGGTGATCATATTTTATAAGGCTGTTTTAGAATCGATTAATAAAGAGCAATTTAATCGCCTTTTTTCAGGTCTTTATTTATACAATTGGGTATATGACCAGGATCTTAATCTTCGTACTCATGAAGGAACGGATTTTCTACCCGGAGATTGCGTTTACTTCAAAAACCCTGAACATGACCCTAAAACTTCACAATGGCAAGGTGAAAATGCGATTATCTTAGATGAGAATCTCTATTATGGACATGGAATTGGAATTACAACGAGTCAAATCATTATTAATTTTTTAAATACAAAAAGAAAGAAAAATTCCAATAAGTCAGCATATCTTACAAATCATATTACACGTTTAAATTTTGATTATTTAAGCCCTTTTAGATTAAAAATATTCCGTGAAAGCCCCCTTATATATCAGCAGTTTTCCAATCTGATCATTTCTAAAATTGGTTCAACAACTTATTTTTTATAA